A part of Botrytis cinerea B05.10 chromosome 2, complete sequence genomic DNA contains:
- the Bcspe2 gene encoding Bcspe2 produces the protein MVNLEIPSQYTFSPSEATPQLTINRDATIDLDSSNAFEGPEKLLEVWFAPSPKDLPIGAKEDGLKSVSAETWTGMLDLVNCKVLSVVESEHVDAYLLSESSMFVFPHKLILKTCGTTTLLLGLRRMLRIAAVHAGFPAQDCKSPEDVKTAAKPYRVFYSRKNFLFPEKQQGPHRSWKDEVKYLDDMFLGGSAYMVGKMNGDHWYLYLTNPNTDLTPPQTPDAERSITETKVLNMPNQPFSSLDGDSSQGPDETLEILMTDLEPNNAKQFYLDHAVAAAETKYASRAIAARKDAEDSLGELSRTDLSISGTTAGSTNTDETFDVFSNTSSDHNGGLVTPDDEVSFPEELGTEGHALGTVVSEACGLSDVYPTSKYPDARVDAYLFTPCGFSANGVIPAPDQAGAATHYFTVHVTPEPQCSYASFETNVPGCQTGRETADIIEHVVDIFKPGRFSVTLFESKNNSAEGRELTLLGDSASAMKSAGAARLRSARMENIPGYRRVDRIVHDFDGYDLVFRYYEQAGWEGKAPRLGEVD, from the exons ATGGTCAACCTcgaaatcccatcccaataTACATTTTCACCTTCTGAAGCTACACCTCAGCTCACTATCAATCGCGATGCTACTATCGATCTCGATTCTAGCAATGCTTTTGAAG GCCCAGAAAAGCTTCTAGAAGTTTGGTTTGCTCCCTCTCCAAAGGACTTGCCTATTGGTGCTAAAGAAGATGGACTCAAATCCGTCTCAGCCGAAACATGGACAGGAATGCTAGATCTTGTAAATTGCAAGGTCTTGTCAGTCGTAGAGTCTGAGCACGTTGATGCCTACCTTCTCTCTGAATCTAGCATGTTCGTTTTCCCTCACAAGCTTATTCTCAAGACTTGCGGTACCACTACCTTATTGCTTGGACTTCGTCGAATGTTACGAATTGCGGCCGTCCATGCAGGTTTCCCGGCCCAAGATTGTAAATCTCCTGAGGACGTTAAAACTGCTGCCAAACCCTACCGAGTCTTTTACAGCCGAAAAAACTTCTTATTCCCTGAGAAGCAGCAAGGTCCACATCGTAGCTGGAAGGATGAAGTCAAATATCTCGATGACATGTTCTTGGGTGGTAGCGCCTATATGGTTGGCAAGATGAATGGGGATCACTGGTATCTATACTTGACTAATCCTAATACCGATCTTACACCACCTCAAACCCCGGATGCAGAAAGATCGATCACGGAGACTAAGGTCTTGAACATGCCCAATCAacctttttcttccttggATGGTGATTCTTCCCAAGGACCAGATGAAACCTTAGAGATTCTCATGACTGACCTTGAGCCAAACAATGCCAAACAATTCTATCTTGATCACGCAGTTGCAGCTGCGGAGACTAAGTATGCCAGCCGGGCCATTGCAGCGCGAAAGGATGCAGAAGACAGTCTTGGTGAATTGAGTCGAACCGATTTGAGCATCAGTGGTACAACAGCTGGAAGCACCAACACCGATGAAACTTTCGACGTTTTTAGCAACACATCTTCCGATCACAACGGAGGTCTTGTCACACCGGATGATGAGGTTTCTTTCCCCGAAGAGCTTGGAACTGAGGGTCACGCTCTTGGTACGGTAGTCTCCGAAGCTTGCGGTCTATCGGATGTCTATCCTACCTCGAAGTACCCTGATGCACGTGTTGATGCTTATCTCTTCACTCCGTGTGGATTCTCAGCCAATGGAGTCATTCCCGCTCCTGATCAAGCAGGTGCTGCCACGCACTACTTCACGGTCCATGTTACGCCTGAGCCTCAATGCTCATATGCATCATTCGAGACCAATGTTCCTGGCTGCCAAACTGGTCGTGAGACGGCTGACATTATCGAGCACGTTGTTGATATCTTCAAGCCAGGTCGTTTCAGTGTCACTCTGTTTGAATCGAAGAACAATTCAGCcgaaggaagagaattgaCATTACTTGGTGATTCTGCCTCGGCCATGAAGAGTGCAGGCGCCGCTCGCTTGAGAAGTgccagaatggaaaacaTTCCCGGGTATCGTAGAGTTGATAGGATCGTACACGACTTTGACGGCTACGACCTCGTCTTCCGTTATTACGAGCAAGCTGGTTGGGAAGGTAAAGCTCCACGATTGGGAGAGGTTGATTAA
- the Bcktr4 gene encoding Bcktr4: MAVARPIRVLGLLAIGLWMFFLYQVFGPPKPELGPGDTLANIERDPNLDPTGEPEGVLWRADQGYGLGIEGTSRINATLLSLVRNEEVDGMVQAMRDLERTWNHKFNYPWTFFNDVPFSEEFKRRTSAETKAECRYEEIPKEHWEMPSWIDPELFEESAKILKENDIQYASMASYHQMCRWNSGLFYKHPAMADMQFYWRVEPKVHFFCDVDYDVFRYMQDQNKTYGFTINLYDAPQSIPSLWPETTKFLAAHPEYIHENNAMNWVTDSKRRPEHNRNANGYSTCHFWSNFEIANMDFWRSQAYEDYFNHLDRAGGFFYERWGDAPVHSIALALFEDSSKIHWFRDIGYQHIPYFNCPNSPKCKGCQAGRFTDGEAWLHKEDCRANWFKYVGMG; encoded by the exons atgGCTGTAGCACGCCCAATTCGAGTCCTAGGCTTATTAGCCATAGGATTATGGATGTTTTTCTTATATCAAGTTTTCGGTCCACCAAAACCAGAACTTGGGCCTGGTGACACACTTGCCAACATAGAGAGAGATCCTAACCTAGATC CTACTGGAGAGCCAGAAGGTGTGTTATGGAGAGCTGATCAGGGTTATGGACTAGGCATCGAGGGAACGAGTCGAATCAACGCTACTCTTTTATCTTTGGTTCGCAACGAAGAGGTTGATGGTATGGTTCAGGCTATGCGAGATTTGGAAAGAACGTGGAACCACAAGTTTAACTACCCGTGGACATTTTTCAATGACGTACCATTTTCAGAGGAGTTCAAACGTCGAACTTCTGCAGAAACGAAGGCAGAATGCAGATATG AAGAAATCCCCAAAGAACATTGGGAGATGCCCTCATGGATCGACCCAGAGCTTTTCGAAGAATCGGCAAAGATACTGAAGGAgaatgatattcaatatgcCAGCATGGCATCTTACCATCAGATGTGCCGATGGAATAGTGGTTTATTCTACAAGCATCCAGCCATGGCAGATATGCAGTTTTACTGGCGTGTCGAGCCAAAGGTCCATTTTTTCTGCGATGTCGACTATGATGTGTTCAGATATATGCAAGATCAAAACAAAACTTACGGATTTACCATCAATCTTTACGATGCGCctcaatcaattccatcccTATGGCCCGAGACCACAAAATTTTTGGCCGCACATCCAGAGTACATACACGAGAACAATGCAATGAATTGGGTTACAGATAGTAAGCGCAGACCAGAACATAATCGGAATGCAAATGGCTACTCTACATGCCATTTCTGGAGTAATTTCGAGATTGCAAACATGGATTTCTGGCGCAGTCAAGCATATGAGGACTACTTCAACCATTTGGATCGTGCTGGAGGTTTCTTCTATGAGCGATGGGGAGATGCTCCAGTCCATAGTATTGCTCTGGCACtttttgaagattcaagCAAAATTCATTG GTTCCGTGATATCGGTTACCAGCACATCCCTTACTTCAACTGCCCTAATTCGCCAAAATGCAAAGGTTGCCAGGCGGGACGATTCACAGACGGAGAAGCTTGGCTACACAAGGAGGATTGCAGGGCAAACTGGTTCAAATATGTCGGTATGGGCTGA